One window of the Canis aureus isolate CA01 chromosome 1, VMU_Caureus_v.1.0, whole genome shotgun sequence genome contains the following:
- the BBC3 gene encoding bcl-2-binding component 3, producing the protein MARARQEGSSPEPVEGLARDGPRPFPLSRLVPSAVSCGLCEPGLAAAPAAPALLPAAYLCAPTAPPAVTAALGGPRWPGGPRSRPRGPRPDGPQPSLSPAEQHLESPVPSAPGALAGGPTQAAPGVRGEEEQWAREIGAQLRRMADDLNALYERRRQEEQQRHRPSPWRVLYNLIMGLLPLPRGRGAPEMEPN; encoded by the exons ATGGCCCGAGCACGCCAGGAGGGCAGCTCCCCGGAGCCCGTAGAGGGCCTGGCCCGCGACGGTCCGCGCCCGTTTCCCCTCAGCCGCCTGGTGCCCTCGGCCGTGTCCTGCGGCCTCTGCGAGCCCGGCCTGGCCGCCGCccccgctgcccctgccctgctgcccgCTGCCTACCTCTGCGCCCCCACCGCCCCGCCCGCCGTCACCGCCGCCCTGGGGGGCCCCCGCTGGCCTGGGGGTCCCCGCAGCCGGCCCCGAGGCCCGCGCCCCGACG GTCCTCAGCCCTCACTGTCGCCGGCGGAACAGCACCTGGAATCGCCGGTGCCCAGCGCCCCGGGGGCCCTGGCGGGCGGTCCCACCCAAGCAGCCCCGGGAGTccggggggaggaggagcagtgggCCCGGGAGATCGGGGCCCAGCTGCGGCGGATGGCGGACGACCTCAACGCGCTGTACGAGCGGCGG AGACAAGAGGAGCAGCAGCGACACCGCCCCTCACCCTGGAGGGTCCTGTACAATCTCATCATGGGACTCCTGCCCTTACCCAGGGGCCGTGGAGCCCCGGAGATGGAGCCCAATTAG